A window of the Streptomyces sp. JB150 genome harbors these coding sequences:
- a CDS encoding saccharopine dehydrogenase NADP-binding domain-containing protein produces the protein MGPGQTVAVFGAYGHTGRFVVAELRERGFVPVLSGRDAGKLRALAASHPGLEVRPASVDDPESLDRALAGSAAVINCAGPFATTAAPVIEAALRASIPYVDVAAEIEANADTFTHFADRARAAGAVIVPAMAFYGGLGDLLTTAAMGDWTAADEAHIAYGLSGWHPTAGTRAAGAVSRQRRGDRRVRYRNGRLEYHRDDLPTVPWSFPDPMGRRDVVGEFTMADVVTVPSHLSIPDVRTHMTVEAARDVSAPDTPAPAEADERGRSAQTFVVDVVVRSGGRERRAVARGRDIYAVTAPLAVEAVDRVLTGRTKTTGVASAGEIFDAPDFLGALSAHLSVELRV, from the coding sequence ATGGGGCCGGGGCAGACGGTGGCGGTGTTCGGGGCGTACGGCCACACGGGGCGGTTCGTCGTTGCCGAGCTGCGGGAGCGAGGGTTCGTCCCGGTGCTCTCCGGCCGTGACGCCGGCAAGCTGCGGGCGCTGGCCGCGTCGCACCCGGGGCTGGAGGTCCGTCCCGCGTCGGTCGACGACCCGGAGTCGCTCGACCGCGCGCTGGCCGGCTCGGCGGCCGTGATCAACTGTGCCGGGCCCTTCGCCACGACGGCCGCCCCGGTGATCGAGGCGGCCCTGCGCGCGAGCATCCCGTACGTGGACGTCGCGGCCGAGATCGAGGCAAACGCCGACACGTTCACCCACTTCGCGGACCGCGCCCGCGCCGCGGGAGCGGTGATCGTCCCGGCGATGGCGTTCTACGGCGGTCTCGGCGACCTGCTGACCACCGCGGCCATGGGCGACTGGACGGCGGCCGACGAGGCGCACATCGCCTACGGGCTGAGCGGCTGGCATCCCACCGCCGGGACGCGGGCCGCGGGCGCGGTCTCCCGGCAGCGGCGCGGCGACCGGCGCGTCCGCTACCGGAACGGGCGGCTGGAGTACCACCGGGACGACCTGCCGACGGTGCCGTGGTCCTTCCCGGACCCGATGGGCCGCCGGGACGTCGTCGGGGAGTTCACCATGGCGGACGTCGTCACCGTGCCGAGCCATCTGTCCATCCCCGACGTGCGCACCCATATGACGGTGGAGGCGGCCAGGGACGTCTCCGCCCCGGACACCCCGGCGCCGGCGGAGGCCGACGAGCGCGGGCGGTCCGCGCAGACGTTCGTGGTCGACGTCGTCGTGCGCTCCGGCGGCCGGGAACGGCGCGCCGTGGCCCGGGGGCGGGACATCTACGCCGTCACCGCGCCGCTCGCCGTCGAGGCAGTCGACCGGGTCCTCACGGGCCGCACCAAGACGACCGGAGTCGCGTCCGCCGGCGAGATCTTCGACGCACCCGACTTCCTCGGCGCGCTGTCGGCGCACCTGTCGGTGGAGCTGCGCGTCTGA
- a CDS encoding alpha/beta hydrolase, whose protein sequence is MEKVFSADGTVIAYAQQGAGPAVVLVGGAFMTRGAFAGLAGLLADRFTVITYDRRGRGDSGDAPAYDVQREVEDLDALIKHAGGEAMVFGMSSGAVLALEATARGSAVTRLALYEPPFITDAGRPPLPADYVAHLDELIARGAYGDAVAYFMTAAVGMPPEAVSGMRQAPFWAAMEATARTLPYDGRVMGDTMSGRPLPVDRWRSVTIPVLVGSGDAGAPHMLTGARELAASAGNFSLRVFPGQQHDIDPQLLAPVLTDFFTAETQA, encoded by the coding sequence ATGGAAAAGGTGTTTTCGGCCGACGGCACGGTCATCGCCTACGCACAGCAGGGCGCGGGCCCGGCCGTGGTGCTCGTCGGCGGTGCGTTCATGACCCGTGGCGCCTTCGCCGGGCTGGCAGGCCTGCTCGCCGATCGCTTCACGGTGATCACCTACGACCGTCGTGGGCGGGGTGACAGCGGGGACGCTCCGGCCTACGACGTCCAGCGCGAGGTCGAGGACCTCGACGCGCTGATCAAGCACGCGGGCGGCGAGGCCATGGTCTTCGGTATGTCCTCCGGCGCCGTACTGGCACTGGAGGCCACCGCCCGGGGCAGCGCCGTGACCCGACTCGCCCTGTACGAACCGCCCTTCATCACCGATGCCGGGCGTCCGCCGCTGCCGGCCGACTACGTCGCTCACCTCGACGAACTCATAGCGCGGGGCGCGTACGGCGATGCCGTGGCCTACTTCATGACGGCCGCGGTGGGCATGCCGCCCGAGGCGGTCAGCGGTATGCGGCAGGCCCCGTTCTGGGCCGCCATGGAGGCCACGGCCCGCACCCTGCCCTACGACGGCCGGGTCATGGGCGACACCATGTCCGGCCGTCCCCTGCCCGTCGACCGCTGGCGGTCCGTGACGATCCCCGTCCTCGTCGGCAGCGGGGACGCCGGCGCACCGCACATGCTCACCGGCGCCCGGGAACTCGCCGCGTCGGCAGGCAACTTCTCCCTGCGCGTCTTCCCGGGACAGCAGCACGACATCGACCCCCAGCTCCTCGCTCCCGTCCTGACCGACTTCTTCACCGCCGAGACGCAGGCATGA
- a CDS encoding TetR/AcrR family transcriptional regulator, with translation MTKPPNPQRRSRKSHDAILAAALELCGEEGYGRVTIEGIAARAGVSKKTIYRWWPSKGAVVLEALHEAADTTASHPDTGDLATDMRTQLAAVIDYLSPPSHAPLAGLIADALGDPELAERVRERLIRPRIEEFEQRMRRAQEQGQLHPDADLDVALDLFYGPLYHRLVFHLGPPEPEYLGTLIDHVIRALTPGGSGAT, from the coding sequence GTGACCAAGCCCCCGAACCCACAGCGGCGCAGCCGGAAGAGCCATGACGCGATCCTCGCGGCGGCGCTCGAACTGTGCGGCGAAGAGGGGTACGGCCGGGTGACGATCGAAGGCATCGCGGCCCGCGCAGGCGTCAGCAAGAAGACGATCTACCGGTGGTGGCCGTCCAAAGGCGCCGTCGTCCTCGAAGCTCTCCACGAGGCGGCCGACACCACGGCCTCCCACCCCGACACCGGTGACCTCGCCACCGACATGCGCACCCAGCTGGCCGCCGTCATCGACTACCTCTCCCCACCGTCGCACGCCCCGCTCGCAGGCCTGATCGCCGACGCTCTCGGTGACCCGGAACTCGCCGAACGCGTGCGTGAGCGTCTGATCCGGCCGCGTATCGAGGAATTCGAGCAGCGTATGCGGCGTGCTCAAGAACAGGGCCAGCTCCACCCGGACGCCGACCTGGACGTCGCCCTCGATCTGTTCTACGGCCCGCTGTACCACCGCCTGGTCTTCCATCTGGGCCCGCCGGAGCCCGAGTATCTCGGCACCTTGATCGACCACGTCATCCGCGCGCTCACCCCGGGCGGGAGTGGCGCGACCTGA
- a CDS encoding dihydrofolate reductase family protein: MAQLLRVQNFNVSRDGIGAGEDQTFENPFGHDVDPARLFAWAGATASWPMRTDPGGSRGLDDYLTRDYARNIGAEIMGRNKFGPQRGPWEDHEWRGWWGDEPPFHTPVFVMTHHERPSFTLSDTTFHFVAGDPASVLEQAREAAQGKDVRLGGGVTTIRQFLDAGLVDTMHVAVSPVELGSGLRLWDSPDELLDRFHLDVVPSPSGVTHHLFWRK, encoded by the coding sequence GTGGCCCAGCTACTGAGAGTCCAGAACTTCAACGTCTCGCGTGACGGCATCGGCGCCGGCGAGGACCAGACCTTCGAGAATCCCTTCGGTCACGACGTCGATCCCGCGAGACTGTTCGCGTGGGCCGGTGCCACGGCCAGCTGGCCCATGCGCACCGACCCCGGGGGCAGCAGAGGACTCGACGACTACCTGACCCGGGACTACGCGCGCAACATCGGAGCCGAGATCATGGGCCGCAACAAGTTCGGGCCCCAGCGTGGGCCCTGGGAAGATCACGAGTGGCGCGGCTGGTGGGGTGACGAACCGCCCTTCCACACCCCCGTGTTCGTCATGACCCACCACGAGCGTCCCTCGTTCACGCTCTCCGACACCACGTTCCACTTCGTCGCCGGCGATCCGGCGTCGGTTCTCGAGCAGGCGCGGGAGGCGGCTCAGGGCAAGGACGTCCGGCTCGGCGGTGGCGTCACCACCATCCGGCAGTTCCTCGACGCCGGCCTCGTCGACACCATGCATGTGGCGGTCTCACCGGTGGAACTCGGCTCCGGTCTTCGGCTCTGGGACTCCCCCGATGAACTGCTCGACCGGTTCCACCTCGACGTGGTGCCCAGCCCGAGCGGCGTGACGCACCACCTCTTCTGGCGGAAGTGA